Within the Anguilla anguilla isolate fAngAng1 chromosome 19, fAngAng1.pri, whole genome shotgun sequence genome, the region TCAAAGTTCAATGCCGTTTAAACAATTGTCTCAACAATGTCCAGATCGTCTACACAAAAGTAAACGTAAATGCAAGAGGCCTCTGACATATACGTGGGACTTTAATTCTCAAATTCAACAATTAatttttacaatatatatatttttaaaatattttttaatgatatttgagcattttttttatgtaattgccTACTCCAGGTGGGTGCTTTTATATGATTTATGAGTCCCACTGACGTGAAATTCCTCCATTCAAGAGCTATGAGTCCTAGAAAAGTAGGCCTactataataacaataacaataaaagtaataataattagttattattttattcaaacacTAGAGATTGGGATATCAGCAACTTGTACAACAACTTTCTGCCTCCAGACCTTAAAATGAATCTGTTCATATGTACAGCACCTGGAAACAAAAAATCATGGTACTAGCTACTTCGGAGTtacctgatgttttttttttttaatttttttattttggataaAGCACAAACCCCCGAATGCCCACCGGATACCTAAAAAATCTTATATCTTCTGGGGggtttctcagaaaaaaaataggtcCCTGGAGAGTAATTGGCTTGGTgtgaagaatttttttaaatttataagtACTGTCCAAAATAGTATAATGTGGCCAGGGTTAATTTATAGTTTGAATGGACTTCAAATCAGCTTTTTGGCAAAGGTGTACTAAACTGCAGTACCCCCCAGTAACCACCGGAGTTTCCTAGCTTCAGGGGGAATGTCAATCCTGCATGGGTGGGCCCCGCTGTCTGACATCAAATCTGGATTGCACAGGGCTGTTGCTTTTATTCAGCGGCTCCTGCCGGCCAATCACACACCAGCAAGTTTGCCTGTTTTGCAGAGCGTTAAAGATGCTTTGTGGTCTACATTGTGTGCATTTACGCATGCGTGAACTGGTCACTACGGGAACcctctctgttcccccccccgcaggtccTTCACTTCCGCGTTCCTGTTCTCCATCGAGGTGCAGGTGACCATCGGGTTCGGCGGCCGCATGATCACGGAGCAGTGCCCGACCGCCATCGCGGTCCTGATCCTGCAGAACATCGTGGGCCTGATCATCAACGCCATCATGCTGGGCTGCATCTTCATGAAGACGGCGCAGTCGCACCGCCGTGCCGAGACCCTCATCTTCAGCCGCCACGCCGTCATCGCCGTGCGCAACAACCGCCTGTGCTTCATGTTCCGCGTGGGCGACCTGCGCAAGAGCATGATCATCGGCGCCACCGTGCGCCTGCAGGTGGTGCGCAAGACCACCACGCCCGAGGGCGAGGTCATCCCCATCCACCAGATCGACATCCACACGGAGAGCGCCGTCACCAGCAACAGCATCTTCCTGCTGGCGCCGCTCATCATCTGCCACGTCATCGACCGCGACAGCCCGCTCTACGACCTCTCCGCCATGGAGCTGCAGTGCAGCGACCTGGAGGTGATCGTCATCCTGGAGGGCGTGGTGGAGACCACCGGCATCACCACGCAGGCCCGCACCTCCTACGTCACCGAGGAGATCCAGTGGGGCCACCGCTTCGTGCCCATCGTCACCGAGGAGGACGGGGTGTACTCCGTCGACTACTCCAAGTTCGGGAACACCGTCAAGGTGACCACGCCGCGGTGCAGCGCCCGGGAGCTGGACGAGAAGCCCTCCATCCTCATCCAGACCCTGCAGAAGAGCGAGCTCTCGCACCAGAACTCGCTCCGCAAGCGCAACTCCATGCGCCGCAACAACTCGGTGCGGAAGACCGGCTCCATGCGCCGCAGCAACTCGGCCCTGATGGTGCCCAAGGTGCAGTTCCTCACGCCGGACGGGAGCCAGAACATGGCCGTCACCTGACGGCAGGcatggcgccccctggtggcgcTGTGCTGCCTGGCGTCCTTCGGGGCTCCTCGCAGTCCTTTGGCCCTTCTAGaactttccctcttccttctcccCTTCGGTTTCCTCCGTGTTAATGGCTAGGCGGGTTAGGTTTTAGAGTTGCCGAGCCGATTTTTGCCGCTCCCTCAAGTCCGATCAGGCCCTGGAATGCTCGCTCGGTGCTGTTGTGCCAAGCGGCCGAAAGGGGGGCCAATACTAGCCCAGTgaaggatgggctccccctctatagccagaTTCTTACAGAGATTTCATCCCATAGGGGAGTTTTTCCTCGCCAcagtttgagtgtttttttttttttttttttttttccattggcctggtttttttttcggtttcctctgtaaagcgtctttgtgacagtgtctctgtacaAACCATATATAATTGAATTGGCTTGACCAAGGGCCTCGTGGGTTTGCTTTGGAACACAAACGCTGTAACCCATGACGATCCCTTTAATATTAGGAGTGGTGACACCCGGTCCCAGGTGGCCTTGGGGTCCCAGGTCGCTCCTGTTCCCACCTCAAAAATCAGCATCCAGTCAAGACCCAAAAAGAGAACAAGCTCACTGTGTAAACAGCTAATTTAGCTGAACAACAAAGTGCAGAGTAACAACTTTAAAACCTGCAGTGGGTGTCCAGGCCAGGGCATGTGGATAGAGAGGATTAAATTACATCCCACATATAATCCTCAGTCCTCCTTAAACTTTACTGATTCtttgtacattaatttttcAAGAAGAAAGAAAGTACATGATATAttacatttggcagatgcttttatccaaagcgacgtataataagtgcataccgaaggtcattgaaACTAAAAAACAGTtcagataaggtacaatactcattaggTCCAGTTCACAcggtaagcataggctaggatagaaagttatggtaagtcaaactaggaggcatgacaacgagctgcaacatcaagataacggtacaagtgcaatataagtgctatGTGGAGGTACAAGTGTAACGCGAAAGTGCTACACAAACAAATTAGAAGGATACAAGTAATAAGAGCTAttctagattgggagtgccctgcagagtagtgatagttagtccaggtacagtctgaagagatgcatttTCAGCCCACGTCAGAAGAAGGGCAATGactgagaggaacaggaagttcaTTCCACCATCGGGGAGCTAgagtggagaagctccgtggtagggacgagcgagaaccattcaACCAGATGGCAAGGAGAGCGAGTCGCCTGTCtttgtctgttttatgtttatcATTAATAATACTATTATCCACTGGTAGTACTTGTAAGGagtaaaacacatacacactataccAATGTAACATGATATAGAAATAATATTAATCAAAATAGGCAATTTTAAGTCTGTAATTGTAAGCTGTTTATTTACTTCAGCTCTGAATGTTTTTGTCTAGCGTTTAAACAAGTCAACAGTTTTCATAATGTGTAAAACAAAATCTTGAAATGTGTCATCTATCTAAAAATCGAACCGTTTTGCCAAAATAATTCATGGCACAGAAAAACTTGAACCTATTTGACAATATTCTAAAAACCATTGCAATAATTATCGTTTGAGAGAAATGTACAGTTTCTGATCGCTGCGATCTAAGTTCATGCAACTGACAATGTATGTTGTTACATGCTTTTACATGATAAAATAGCATCTTTCGGATTTCCACAAAACTATTCTTATTTCTatgtcatgaaaaataaatattattcttGTATTTAACAAACGTACATAGATAtcttaacctttttttttttggtactttcTATTAATTCAAACACAAGTACTTGAGATCTCCTAGTTTCCCATGAACTATCAATGAACTGACGTAAGGACAGCAGCTGGTTCTCATTAAAAGGAACGCAGCAAGAACCATCAACAGGGCAGAGActgcttgtgttttctgtggtgGAAAAACCCAAAGGCAACTGTACAATGTAGAATCTAAAACTTTGCGTGTGAATAAagagaaatgaataaaagcGAGTGATCTTAATTTTGTGTCTAGTCGCCGAAACTGAAGAGCGCGGCTAAAGGGCGTGTTCTTTGGCAGTGTCCCTCTTGTCCCGGGCCCTGTAAATGACTCCTAATGTTGAGAGACAGGTGTAGAACTGTTTTGTGTTAAAGAGTGATTCTAGTCCTTGTTGCCCTTAACAAATTGTGTCACCCTTAAAATATCAAGTCAATGTGgcgaatgtaaaaaaaaaaaaaataaatgaaaagtagTACGTTTGGGCCACTGCAAATACGATTTTCCAATCATGAAAATGATGCACGCAATATATGTGCCTCATTCCTTTTTAATTGCTGCTAGCTATACTGTTTGCATTTGCAATGGAATTGTCTTGAAAAATATCTTTGCTGCACCTCATGTCAGTTAAAAATGCTGTTTCACCAGATCTATGTCAAAACAAATACGAGCAGTAATGATGTAGTGGGGAGTAATCGAGCTGCAGGTTTCAAACAATGGCCTTAGATGgctgttttacacacacacacacacacacacacacacacacacacacacacacacacacacacacacacacacacacacacacacacacacacacacacacacacacacacacacacacacacacacacacacacacacacacacacacacacacacacacaccacacacacacacacacacacacacacacacacacacacacacacacacacacacacacacacacacacacacacacacacacacacacacacacacacacacacacacacacacacacacacacacacacacacacacacacacacacacacacacacacacacacacacacacacacacacacacacacacacacacacacacacacacacacacacacacacacacacacacacacacacacacaacacacacacacacacacacacacacacacacacacacacacacacacacacacacacacacacacacacacacacacacacacacacacacacacacacacacacacacacacacacacacacacacacacacacacacacacacacacacacacacacacacacaccactaacTGCTTGGCTAAAGACCAAGGTGCTCATCCAGGGGACCTAAACACAGTCTTGTTTATAATCCAGTGGGTGATGTCACCTTCTGTACAGGACATTGCCATGCACACTGATGTTTCTGAACTCTgcaacagatttttaaaaatgcagatattTGAGGAAACGTGCTAGTGTGACCGCTATGGGAACAGCACACTCCCTTCATAACAATAGCTGTATATCTGTGCTCCAgctaatatttatgaaattttaaGAGGGCACAATATGTCCATTACGTCCAACAACTCTCAACACAAGAGTTACGTAAGAGTTTCATAAAGGTTTCTAAAgacaaataaccacaatgacagTACAGACAAGAACTTCTGCACCCTTTGAAAATAGAGTAGCGTGATCGGGATCTCCCTGCATAACAATAATGCATTGCGCTTTGTGATGTGGGAATGGACTGCCATCTAGCGGCATTTGTGCATTCACAACGGAGAACGGAGACAGTGAGAGTGAAcgcatgaataaaaaaaatgactccTGGTTGTGATCATCAGTTGTATAGtagctatatactgtatatacacatacacactgataGCCGGTCGCAAATCACATGCAGTTACTTGTTAATTTAACGTTATACTGAATTGACAGAATATATTTAATTCCCTTGCttgttttaattcaatttattttatctgtattgcgtttttttttttttttttttttttacagagaactgtcacaaagacgcgaGTAGtaaggcaagaaacagagaaaacaaagcaaacaccaggccaGAACCCCTAAATAGAaagtacatgtaaaaaaaactcccattaggaagaaaaccctcaaacggtggtgagaaaaaactacccaatgggaagaaacctcgaaAGGAACCCGGCTGTAGacggggagcccatcctccactggccagcctggtgttttacaatgtaggcctacttcttcagtcagtcagtcacagacaaatgtctgtgactgactgactgactgagtgagtgataaagttacaccgcgcacGTCTGTGACAttggccggttcggtccagtcatatactaggttttaagtTGGTCTTGTTAGAACCTGTTTTGTCATATTCATATTCTTGTTCCAATAGCCTACTTCCTTGACCACCTATGAATTACCAGTCAAGTATGCAAAAGATCGGTTTTACTTGCGAGATGTTTGGGGTTAATCACGTTGACTCTCATTCAAACCAGAATGCTACTTCCTCTGAATAACAGCTTTATTTGCATGGTGCTGGTGcttgccaaaacaaaaaaaaattgtttcgaATAGCCAGAGGCATTGTTTTCCCATGCCGGAAATCAGAGATGCGCGTATTTCACTGTTCTTACGGTAGACGTGATGACGTAAGTGGGGAGGTCCTAATATCTGCGTCTGAGCGttgtacttcctgtttcccaaGCTATGAATATTGTGCCTGACCTGTGGCTCTTTAATTCTGACAACTACGAAGTATCAAGAAATACCACCGAATAGATTAGTGCACATCCCGTTTAAGTCGGAAACAAGTGTTGTACCTAGTCCTGAGCACGCGAATGAATGCACCAGAACATACTGGAATTTAACACGAGGTCCACGTCCACACAAACATGAGTGCCTGTGGGGATCAGAAGAAGCGCCCCTTTTCTGGCGTAGAAGACGTCCAAGATTTACCGATGGCCAAGAGGCGGCTTCGCGAGAAGGGCGAGAAACGGCACATCGCCGCCCTGATTCTGGCGAGGGGAGGCAGCAAGGGGATCCCTCTAAAGAACATCAAATTGCTCGCCGGATGCCCGCTCGTATGCTGGGTGCTGAGAGCTGCAATTGACTCCAAAGTATTTGACAGGTCAGTTCTTATATGCTGTCGCCAAGCTATTAACTACCTGCTAATGGCCAAAGCCGATCAAATCGACGTCCAATATTTGACTGCGGCTAACGTTTTGATTGGCTAACTTTAAAGCGAGATAACGTTCGGAGATGAtgaggataataataataggctaataaataataataattgtaacaaTAAGTAGTCATGGCAGCTACTTGTATAGCACCTCTTGTACAAAATATGCGTCCAAAAGTGCCTCACTGGCACTAAAGTAAAAGACAAATAATGTCATACGTGTACGGTAAACGATTACATAATGGATTGTGTGCGCAATAGGCTAAATATATCATATTGGTATGAAACTGCCTTAGACCAACATACTCGCAATTCTTTGTGATCATGCAGTAGAATGCAAATTGATCACAGAATAGTTGTTTAAGGAATCCAGAAAGAAATTCATGCTTAGCTGGTTGCACCGCCTCTTCTCGTAGCCTGCTTACCAGAGGACGGACATTCCAAAGGCTGTTTCAAAATAACTTGTACAATAACTTATTCGTGCTTGACATATTTCACATTCCATTTCACGTCTATTCTGCTTATTTACAACACCCTTCCTTGATGTGGTTTCAGTTGTGACTAATAACTCGGAATCGGGGCCGCGTTCATGGCGCAAAACGCATTACAATAACAATTTACGGTTtcgtcatttagcagacgctttaaaaaaaaaaaagcaacttgAAGTGAGTTACAATCATGCAAGTTCCAACGTCAAAGTCCATACCTGAAGATCTactaaataaatgcagagaCGGGgttatttgttcttttgtaaTTCAATAGAAACTTTGAGGTGCAGGAAAAGGTGCGTTCAGCCACTGAATCTGCCTTCCTGACTGACTGGGTGGTCCTTCCACCACCGGGGG harbors:
- the kcnj8 gene encoding ATP-sensitive inward rectifier potassium channel 8, coding for MLARKSIIPEEFALPGLASRVPRKPVFRDRVNKARFIAKNGSCNLAHKNIREQGRFLQDVFTTLVDLKWRFTLVIFTMTFLCSWLLFGMGWWLVAFAHGDMDPHRESGIEQWCVTNVKSFTSAFLFSIEVQVTIGFGGRMITEQCPTAIAVLILQNIVGLIINAIMLGCIFMKTAQSHRRAETLIFSRHAVIAVRNNRLCFMFRVGDLRKSMIIGATVRLQVVRKTTTPEGEVIPIHQIDIHTESAVTSNSIFLLAPLIICHVIDRDSPLYDLSAMELQCSDLEVIVILEGVVETTGITTQARTSYVTEEIQWGHRFVPIVTEEDGVYSVDYSKFGNTVKVTTPRCSARELDEKPSILIQTLQKSELSHQNSLRKRNSMRRNNSVRKTGSMRRSNSALMVPKVQFLTPDGSQNMAVT